NNNNNNNNNNNNNNNNNNNNNNNNNNNNNNNNNNNNNNNNNNNNNNNNNNNNNNNNNNNNNNNNNNNNNNNNNNNNNNNNNNNNNNNNNNNNNNNNNNNNNNNNNNNNNNNNNNNNNNNNNNNNNNNNNNNNNNNNNNNNNNNNNNNNNNNNNNNNNNNNNNNNNNNNNNNNNNNNNNNNNNNNNNNNNNNNNNNNNNNNNNNNNNNNNNNNNNNNNNNNNNNNNNNNNNNNNNNNNNNNNNNNNNNNNNNNNNNNNNNNNNNNNNNNNNNNNNNNNNNNNNNNNNNNNNNNNNNNNNNNNNNNNNNNNNNNNNNNNNNNNNNNNNNNNNNNNNNNNNNNNNNNNNNNNNNNNNNNNNNNNNNNNNNNNNNNNNNNNNNNNNNNNNNNNNNNNNNNNNNNNNNNNNNNNNNNNNNNNNNNNNNNNNNNNNNNNNNNNNNNNNNNNNNNNNNNNNNNNNNNNNNNNNNNNNNNNNNNNNNNNNNNNNNNNNNNNNNNNNNNNNNNNNNNNNNNNNNNNNNNNNNNNNNNNNAAGTACGATACTCGCTAGTGGCAGCCCTAACTTGGTGTGGTTCAGGGACAGCATGGCATGCAAATTTTTGATCAACCGCAATTTCCCAATCAAGATaagcatcaggatcatattttcCATTAAACGTTGGTACGGTGAATTTAATCTTGGCAAAAGAGTCATCCTGATTACGTACCACACGGCGAGGCCCTCGCGTCCGACGAGGCTGGTCAGGATCTTCTTGCTCGGTATCACCACAATAATCAAAGCCAGCCCGTGCATCAGCAAGTTGCTGGACTAATTCGTCGAGACGAGTCGTGATGGTGGCAAGGCTGGTGTTGGTGGAGGCTTGTGCTTGCTGTAGTTCCCTGAGCGTTGTACCTGTGGTCAGCTGAGTGGTTTCAAATTGGCCAAGGCGCTCATTAGTGACCCGAACATCTTCTGCAAGGTCATCCACGTGCTTGTTCATTAGGCGATCAAAGTGCTGGATGATGCGTTTGAATCGAGGGGAGTGTGGTATGGCATTCGGGTCCTCTTGCTCATCCGCAgatcctgccatgattagtgccaaaaaaaaaaacaagggagAACACGAAATAAAGGAATATGTCCTATGCCTACTGGGATGTGGTGCTGATCAGATCACTCAAACGAAAAGCCGTTACCAAGCCCTTACCCGTTCTTACCATGCAAACAGGGGTGACCTGCAACCAGCGGTGCAACCAATGAAGCTTGGATAGAGCGATTGCCAGAGGACACAACCTGCACGCTGTAGAAAATTTGTGTAGCTATGGGAAGGCTTCAATTTGTAGCAAGGATTAGCACCAGCATTCAgcaaatgcaaagttgaataATCACTCAAAGCTGGtgttgtgctggtcctaggctagacCGTACTAGAGACGTGAGCCCACGCACAAAGATAGTCACAGAATTGCAAGAACAAAGAGTAAAAGACAGCGAGTACACACCCTTggcttctcctttttttttgttttttttctttggtgcggctcttttgttttttttttatgcacCTCTGGCCGTTTTTTGTTTGATGACACTGCCAACACGTTGCACAActcaaaaggaaacaaaaggaaatcaGGAACTCTTTCCTTTCGTGTAGCCACAGACTGCCGAAGCTCTCACGATCTGCTGTGATACGCCCAAAATGAATCGATAGGCAAGGGAATATCCGTTGGAAAGGGCACGAAATATTCTTTCCAAATTGTACCTAAACTTCCCAAACGGACTACGGATGCAACAGTTAAGGTCTGTTTCCTTGCCGAGATAAAACAAAACCCGAAATAAATTACTTTCCTTTTGTAGGTGGAAATGTGGCGTGCACAAGGGGGTCTATGACGTGGGAAAGATTACAGGAACAAGGAGgacaaaggaaaaggaggatcAAGTGCAAAGATGTGAACTAATACGTGACaggaactcaaaactctaaaggactagaCGCCAAGACCAGCAACACGACACAgcgatgcaaccaaaaactcaacaaagcAATAAACTGAATGAAAGATGCAAAGGCTCAAAAGGTCTTGGACAGTGGTTCTAacctgaaacttttttttttggtggctTTTCTGGTGGACGATAGGACGATgaacaaaactacaaataaaGGGGGTAGATCTCACCGAACAACCTGAaacctgataccacttgatagagctggagtgcccgatctttcggtgagaggGATAACTTCGATTTGTGGAGGAGGTGACTCTTGCGATCCGACTACAAACGAACAGGTCGTGGCGCCttagcaatcgctgaaccaactccaaatggttattgaccttgctgatggcaagatcaacctgaacacgaggttctattcccgcaagcaatcgaagaacaagcaagaacaagatgaaggcaCAACTGAATATCAATCACTCACGAATTGGGGTTCACAATGGCTGTCCACAGGTGGCTGCTGAGCACAACTGCAGTACAGGACGTTTgcacaatggctaaacttatcaAAGAAAACCCGCCAAACCAAGGGGGCGTGAGCAGGACTAAATAGGAGAAAGGTGGGGAGGGAATTTCGTCCAGCATGAATCTTTGGCTGAAATCCCCACCTAACCTTTCTAAAATAGCTACGTATTACATGGAAacaatctttccaaaagataGGTGGCGCAGCACCCTTTATTAGCTTCCATAGATGGCGTTCAGGTTGTCATTCCTGGacagaatcttcttcttcattccttAAAAGGATCACATAATTTAGGTCACGTGCACGGGCTCGCGTTATTGGACCTTGAAACGTTTCTGGACTTGGTGTAGTGGGAAGTGACGTTGGTGCTGGTTCCGTTGGAGTAGTAGGTCCTGTGTAggggttgatgtcctcatcagttgCCAGGAAGAAGTGAGATGGTGTCTGTTCACTAATGAACAAGGAGACGTTTTCTACTGTTCTGGTGTTAAACTGGTGATGCTTGAGTCGAATTGCAATAGATTTTATATGTACAAAGTGACTAAGTGAGTAGATGATAATACTATTGAGGCATTGTAGCCTTTGTTCCGTGACTTGCCCATCGCAGGCGTTTTATTCTCACCAAATGAATCAGCACAAATAACACCATTTCACTCAGCAGTTCTGTCTGTACACATCACGACAACACAGGGCACCACAGTTTCATGTTTGTTCAATCATACAAAACAAGAAAAGCTACAAGTCACAGACAAATATCTCAAACCTATATGAATCCATCCATGGCCATTTTACTCAGGACCCACTAGGGTGATCAAGATGCCATTGTAGTAGCCGGACGTGTCGCCGTTGACGTCACTGGTGACCGTCTTGCGGTACCTCGCCTTGTATTCCTCCTTCACCTTCCTCATGTCGACCTCGGCACGCGAGACGATCGCCCTCGTCAGCGACTCCTCGTCTGTGCCGAGCCCAACAATGGAGCTTCGGATCAcctggaattttggaagtggtGTGAATTTCTGTTCTATGAGTAACATCTCTTCAACAGATTGCCAATGAACGTGTGGATTTTACCTCTGCGAAATGCTTCTCGGGGGACGCCAGGCACCACACCGCGGTCTTGAGCACCGCCGCGAGCTGGTCGCTGCGGCGTTCCTCGAGGACGTCGTCGATGGCCTTGCCGTGCTCCTGCCTGAACCGCTCGAACGTCGCCTTCAGCTGCGGCTTGCTCCTCGAGCCGACGATGCGCACGACGTCGCCGCGCAGCGGCTCCTTCCCGGCTACCACCGCGTCGTGcagcgccgcggcctccgccctCGCCAGCTCGTCGTCGATGAGCTCGCCGGAGTACCGGTACGATGTCACCAGCCGCACCAAGAACTGCGCCACAGACAGACACCGAAGTGAGCGACCGGCCAAGATGGcgagaaaaaaaattgtcagGATCTGCACATGCTGATGGAGATGGACGCAGGCGGCGGGCTTGCCTGCTTGAGGGGGTCCTTGTAGAGCGGGCAGGCGGCGACGTCCTCCTCGAGGGAGGCGGAGTAGGCGGCGCAGTACGCCTTCCTGACGGCGACGAGGTGGTCCGGCGACGAGGCGCAGGCGACCTCGATGAGCACCCACACGTGCCGGTCGCCCTTCTTCTTCAGGGCCTTGTGGGCGAGCTTggcgtcgcgcgccgccgggtCCATGGTCCACAACATCATCGCGCTCTGGCAGGGGACACCGCCGGCGACGAAGAGATAGNNNNNNNNNNNNNNNNNNNNNNNNNNNNNNNNNNNNNNNNNNNNNNNNNNNNNNNNNNNNNNNNNNNNNNNNNNNNNNNNNNNNNNNNNNNNNNNNNNNNNNNNNNNAGCCGGTCGAAGAAGCGTCTCGTTGTAGAGGCCCTCGTACGCCACGGCGATCTCCGCGCGCTGCGCCGCCGTCCGGTGGCCCAGTATCTCGATCAGCGCCTTCTCGTCCGTGCCCCATCCTGCCCCCAGATTCAGTCCACCATCACAAGATTATTAAGTGCTCTGTTCTTGATCAGGGAATCAACAGAGACATCCCAATTTTCAAAGGAAAGAGGACATTGAACACTGCCTCAAAGCAAGAACATTCTAATTCCTCGAACAATATCTTTGAAACATCAACCAATGGACGAGGAATGGTGTGTTTATAGGAACAAAAGAGATGACACAACGTTGTACAATTCCAGTGATTGCAGCTCAAGATACCTTGCACGGCTTTCCGAATGTTCTCGGCGTCTTCGGTCGCGGAAGGGACCGGGTTGGGAACCGAGATGGAGGCCATGGACACGGGTCCAGAAgctgcacctcctcctccgcctgggAGAGCTGGGTCGGAgaagtggaggaagaggaggttgaGGGGAGGGATGTTATGGATGCACTCCAGGCAGGAGCACCAGCAACACATGGCACACGCCTAGAGACCCCAGAGCTCCACCTGGGATGAGCTCTGCAAAAGCTTCATGGCGTATCCCCCTGACATGTCTCTGATCCATATTTTAGGTTATTGTTAGGAGATTTTTATGTGATTCAAGCTGTAATTCGACGGCCTTGGCTGGTGGTGCGCGCACAGCGTGTTGTAGGGGGCATTTTGGGATTTGCAGCTGGTTAATCATTTGGTTTAGTAGCTTTTAATAGAGCTTGCTGCGTGATGGACATGTTATTCATACTTGTATAATCCTATTGAAGCATATGATAATTGATAAGTAATAATCTACACCAACTACCAGCTGTTAAATTTCTGCATAATTTTTATCTgcaagcaaaaaaaataatagtaaAGTTAAAAAATTTtacgcgccaggtaggggtcgAACCTACGGCCTTCTGCTTAGGAAACAGACGCTCTATCCACTGAGCTACAGGCGCCCTTCTGATATAAATTGATCTAATAATGTTTTTAATCTTTAATCATACAATATGACAATAACAAAATATTGCCTTCTTAGTTTGCAAGATAGGAAATGCAGAAAATGATGTGCAGCAACAACGGTGGGGATGGGGAAAAGTTTGAAAGCTTTATTGTTACTTAGCCTATAAGGTTTCttcatcaaataaaaaaaaagagactacTTCTCTGCAAAAAGATAAAAGGGATTTCAACAAAAGTTGAGAAAAGGTCACGGTGCAAAAGATATTTGATTTCTTTTAGCTCATGGAATATATCAAGGAATATTATGGGCTTCAAAACAAACAATATTAAGGTTTAAGAACCTTTCTAACGTCTGTCCGGCCTGGCTTGCACGTTCCATGATCCATACCACTGTTCTGTCAGCACTTCATAGTTTTTGCTCTGCATGTGAAATGCACACACTTGTTTAGTTTTCTTTCCCTCTTACTTTCAAAGTTCTTTTGCAACAAGGAGTGCTGCCACCAATCAAGAACCTTAGCGGCAAAGCAATTAGCTTGGTCcatctttaattttttttggttgCCCCAATAGTTTTCAGACAACTGTTTGAGAAACGATCTTCAACCCAAAACAAATAGATGGTACAGTTGGCGATGTTGGAGTTGACAATAGAACTTCCTTCTCATCgtatcccaaaaaaaaaatgttcttgcggatcacaagcaTCTGGCTAATGGTTTTCAACTCAAAAGGTGCATGCAGACAGAGATGCATAATTTGGTCGCCAACACATGGCCACACCATTAGCCAAACGAACAAGGCAGCTATGTGGCGAATGGGCAGTGTTTAATTGTGCAAAGAAATCAACAGCTGAGATCTGTTTGCTGGCGTGTCACCGATCATATAATCCTTCCCCATGCGGCTGTTCGCCTGTTCCCTCCCTCCATGATTGAAGGAGGTGACCCACCCAACCTCGCAGACTAATGAATTCATTTGGCCCACAATTTGGAGAAGACATGAGCACCAGTTGGCAGTTGTACCCCAAGAACGTGATGATAGGTGCCTGCTTATCCATGACAGTACTGCATGTTTCTCACGTTGGGCTGAAGAATGACCTTTGTGGTTGTGATGAGCATGCTAGAAGTTTCTTGCAAGAGTGTCCCTTTTTCATGTCTCTGTTTTCAATCGCATCAATAATGTGAACGATTAAGACTACATAGAATTGGTGCCAGAGGCAGGAAGGCACAAATGAGTGGAGGCCCGGGTCACTTGAAACAGAAGCTATTCCTTAGCTCTTCTCGACTTTCTTGAAAACAACCCTGTCCTGTGATCATATTTGCAGGAGCATATAACTTAACTACGTGAACGCGACACGAACCAACCATGATTTGATGAAAATGAATGATGGTGCTGGTGGCGACGATAAGGATGGCAAGCTGGATGTGTTGTCTGTACTGGATGCATCACCAATTGGTGATCAGTTTTTCCTCATTCATTGATGAAAATAATTAATGCTGGGATGATCATATATGTTCTCAATATTAGGGTTCTCGGTCCACTTTAAATGAAGTCGCCTGTAGTTGTAAAATCAGCAACTTGGATATATCATTGCTTTGAAaatagttttatttttcttaatatAAGAAATCATGGTCGAGAGCCCTCTGGTCCATTTGCTTTCAATGAGACAGGAAGTTGAGCCATTCAGTGCATCAGATATTTTTAACGTTAGAATTGAATGATGACAAAAGAGCAAAACAATTGCACACAAACAACGAGTTGCGTATAATGTCGATGGCATTGAGCACCTAGTGGCGCAGCTTTCTTACCAATGGTTTGTACAGTTTCGCATTATTTGGAGACATACTTGGGCAGCTCATCCATGTTAAGATGGGGCCTTCATGTGCTTCAGATCTGCTACAGAATGTCCATTTAATGCACGCGGTCTTGCTATTACTTATCTGGACATtatgcccttgtttacttcccaagttgggagttgcaaaattggcactttgccataaatgcaacactgtagcgtttcgtttgtatttgtgaattattgtccaaatattgactaattaggcttaaaagattcgtctcgcaaagtacaacaaaactgtgcaattagtttttgatttcgtctacatttagtactccatgcatgtacggccctgtttgggagagggggCTAAAGTTAGATCGNNNNNNNNNNNNNNNNNNNNNNNNNNNNNNNNNNNNNNNNNNNNNNNNNNNNNNNNNNNNNNNNNNNNNNNNNNNNNNNNNNNNNNNNNNNNNNNNNNNNNNNNNNNNNNNNNNNNNNNNNNNNNNNNNNNNNNNNNNNNNNNNNNNNNNNNNNNNNNNNNNNNNNNNNNNNNNNNNNNNNNNNNNNNNNNNNNNNNNNNNNNNNNNNNNNNNNNNNNNNNNNNNNNNNNNNNNNNNNNNNNNNNNNNNNNNNNNNNNNNNNNNNNNNNNNNNNNNNNNNNNNNNNNNNNNNNNNNNNNNNNNNNNNNNNNNNNNNNNNNNNNNNNNNNNNNNNNNNNNNNNNNNNNNNNNNNNNNNNNNNNNNNNNNNNNNNNNNNNNNNNNNNNNNNNNNNNNNNNNNNNNNNNNNNNNNNNNNNNNNNNNNNNNNNNNNNNNNNNNNNNNNNNNNNNNNNNNNNNNNNNNNNNNNNNNNNNNNNNNNNNNNNNNNNNNNNNNNNNNNNNNNNNNNNNNNNNNNNNNNNNNNNNNNNNNNNNNNNNNNNNNNNNNNNNNNNNNNNNNNNNNNNNNNNNNNNNNNNNNNNNNNNNNNNNNNNNNNNNNNNNNNNNNNNNNNNNNNNNNNNNNNNNNNNNNNNNNNNNNNNNNNNNNNNNNNNNNNNNNNNNNNNNNNNNNNNNNNNNNNNNNNNNNNNNNNNNNNNNNNNNNNNNNNNNNNNNNNNNNNNNNNNNNNNNNNNNNNNNNNNNNNNNNNNNNNNNNNNNNNNNNNNNNNNNNNNNNNNNNNNNNNNNNNNNNNNNNNNNNNNNNNNNNNNNNNNNNNNNNNNNNNNNNNNNNNNNNNGACGTCGAGCGACATACCGGTGCTTCAGCTATGATACGCACCTAGGCTCTATGCTCGCAAGCAAgacctcgcccgccgcctccgccgcctccgcgcccggccccgccgcctccactcgcccgccgccgcggcctccacgCCGGCCGATGACGTTCCCGTCGAGGTCCTGCTCCCACAGCCCGGTCAAGTCCTTGCGcaccacgacgtcgtcgtcgaggagCATCACCCGCCCAAGCTCAGGGAAGAACTGCTCAAGCAAACACGTCAGACCATGGCAAATGTTAGCACAACGTTCATCAAATTCGAAGTACGTGGCCTTTGCCTCCTTTTGATTTTACCTCTGGGAGATGGATCTTGAGATAGTTCAGGAGCGAGAACGCCCACGCCGAGGAGGTGGCTGCCGTGCTTGCTCGATTGGAGCTGACAAGGAAGGAGTTGTGGAGGGGTAGAGGAGAGGAGATGAATGAGGGTAAAAAAGTCTTTTGGCAatcaaagtgctaaagtttagcctcctatccaaacaccccacggtgctaaaatttagcactctatttgagagggctaaattttagcacagggctaaactttagccccttcctcccaaacagggcctaccgcaagtttgatgtgatggggaatcttctttttgtatagtgtcaaagttgggagtttggagggaagtaaacaaggggtatATGTAGCTTCATCATGTATCAAAGTTTCATCTTAGCATTACTTAGCTGAAAATGTTAGGTGAACTATTTTTCTTACATCTTTCTGGTTTAAAAACAACTTTTATAGAGGCAGCGCACCTGAATCCGTATTGAGTAGCACATCTTACAATCTCCGAATCATCCTTGTTGCTAGACAGCTGTGGAGTACCAAGCGGGATCAATACAATGTAAAATGAAGTCAGCTCTGGGCTAAAATCTTGCTAAACCCAAAGAATTCAGCATGGTGGCGATTGCAGCCTGAATGCCTGATAAACAAGAACATGAGCTATACTGGCGCTGCATTATTGCAGTCCAGTCACACGGACACCTTCCTAAGGTCTCCCCGTGTTGCACGATGCCCTTCGATCACTCCC
This sequence is a window from Setaria italica strain Yugu1 chromosome III, Setaria_italica_v2.0, whole genome shotgun sequence. Protein-coding genes within it:
- the LOC101765239 gene encoding annexin-like protein RJ4: MCCWCSCLECIHNIPPLNLLFLHFSDPALPGGGGGAASGPVSMASISVPNPVPSATEDAENIRKAVQGWGTDEKALIEILGHRTAAQRAEIAVAYEGLYNETLLRPAXXXXXXXXXXXXXXXXXXXXXXXXXXXXXXXXXXXXYLFVAGGVPCQSAMMLWTMDPAARDAKLAHKALKKKGDRHVWVLIEVACASSPDHLVAVRKAYCAAYSASLEEDVAACPLYKDPLKQFLVRLVTSYRYSGELIDDELARAEAAALHDAVVAGKEPLRGDVVRIVGSRSKPQLKATFERFRQEHGKAIDDVLEERRSDQLAAVLKTAVWCLASPEKHFAEVIRSSIVGLGTDEESLTRAIVSRAEVDMRKVKEEYKARYRKTVTSDVNGDTSGYYNGILITLVGPE